ACGGGATTTTTACTAGCAGGACTGTCTAGTTACCTGAAGACTAACTTATTAATTGTTTCCGATCCTACAGGGTTGCAGTTTATTCCCCAGGGAATCGCTTTGAGCTTTTACGGTGTAGTGGGTTTGCTGCTAGCAATTTATCTTTGGCTTCTGGTTGTTTGGAATGTTGGCAGTGGCTACAACGAGTTTAATAAAAAAACGGGGAAAATTAAAATTTTTCGTCGGGGTTTTCCAGGAAAAAATCGAGAAGTTGAGATAGAAATACCGATAGAAGAAGTTCAGTCAGTTAAAGCTGAAATTAGAGAAGGACTAAATCCCAAGCGAAGTCTGTATTTAAAAGCCAAAAAAAGAAGAGATATTCCTCTAACGCGTGTCGGCGAACCGATCGCCCTATCAAAGTTAGAAAATCAGGGTGCAGAGCTAGCTAAATTTTTGGAAGTTCCCTTAGAGGGGTTGTAACATCAAAGATTTTTTAGATTGACCATCTTACTAAAGTGAAAGTAGTTAAGTTAAAACAGTTAATTTAGATTATGACTTAAAATTTAGTGTTGTAAGTAACAAAAATTACAAAAAATGACCGACAAAACCAAAGTTTGGGCAATTGCTCTAATTTTACTAATTTCGATTGGTGCTTTTACGCTCGGTGGCTGTACTACATCAGCAACGGATGTCTCCGAAACCTCATCATCTGATAATCTGACAACAAAGCAATCTCAACAGGCAATCGCGCCACAGCAAAATATGACTAATCTACCTCAACTAGAAGGAATGGCAACAGTAGAGCTTACCGTTAATGGTTCGCCCATACTTATAGAAGTTAATGGTAACGAAGCTCCCGTAACTGCTGGTAATTTTGTCGATTTAGTAGAAAGGGGCGTGTATGATGGACTGGTATTTCATCGCGTTATCCCTGGTTTTGTAGCGCAAGGAGGCGATCCCCAGGGTAAAGATCCCAATTTTAAAGGAACTTTGGGAACTGGCGGCTTTGTCGATCCCGAAACGGGTAAAGAGCGTAGAATACCTTTAGAAATCAAACTAGATGGTGAAGGCGAACCTACCTACAGCAAAGCAGGTTTGCCTTCTCAATCGGTGACTCTCAATCACGATCGCGGCGTAATCGCAATGGCGCGGTCGGCAATGCCAGATTCAGCTTCTTCGCAGTTTTACATTGCCCTGGAAGACCTAGAATCTTTAGATGGCGACTATGCCGTATTTGGCAAAGTAACTTCGGGTATGGACGTAGTAGATAGCATTAGCCAAGGCGATCGCATCGAAACAGCCAAAGTTGTTGAAGGTGCAGACAATCTCAAACGCTAAAACCAGCGATTCTCAAGCGGTAGTAGTAACGGGGATGGGTTTATTGACCTGTCTCGGTTCGCTACAGCAGAGTTGGCAGAGTTTATTGGCGGGTAAATCGGGAATAAAATTCATTCAGCCTTTTGCCGGACTGCCATTCTATCCTCTAGGAGCGATCGCTCCCAAACCGATTGAGATCTCTACTATTACCGAACCAATTGTAGCCGCAGCACTTGCCGATGCTAACCTCAAACTTCCCTTGCCAGACTGCGCCGTAGTCATCGGTTCGAGTCGTGGGTGTCAGGCAAATTGGGAGCGATATAATGCTGCTAACTGGTTAGAAACTTTACCCCATCAGCCAGCGATCGCTACAGCCAGATATCTCCAAACTACTGCACCAGTTTTGGCACCGATGGCAGCTTGCGCCACGGGAATTTGGGCGATCGCCAGAGGCTACGAATTAGTAGCTACTAATCGCTGTCAGAGAGCGGTTGTCGGTGCAGTAGAAGCTCCCATCACCAGACTAACCCTCGCAGCTTTCGAGCGCATGGGGGCGTTAGCTGCTACAGGCTGTTTTCCTTTCGATCGGCAAAGAGAAGGATTGGTTTTGGGAGAAGGTGGTGCAGTGTTAGTTATGGAAACAGCAGCTTTAGCTCGCAGTCGTAGAGCGAGAGTTTACGGCGAAATACTGGGCTTTGGTTTATCTTGCGACGCACATCATATTAGTTCCCTGGATATTAGTAATCGAGCAGCTTACCAAGCTGTCAAACAGTGTCTGTCTCGCAGTCAGATAGAAGCAAAAACAGTCGATTTAATTCACGCTCATGGTACGGGAACTGAGCTAAACGATCGCCGCGAAGCCAAAATAATCGAGCATCTATTTGCACCAGAAGTAGCCGTAACCGCCACCAAAGGAGCGACGGGACATACTTTAGGGGCATCTAGTGCCATATCTACTGCTCTTACTCTAATGGCGATTTCTCAAAGTATTCAACCCGCCTGTATCGGTTTACAACAGCCAGAGTGCGAGCTAAATTTTGTAACCAAACCACGCCAAAAGCAAATAAATAGCGCTCTTTGTTTTAGCTTTGGCTTTGGCGGACAAAATGCCGTATTAGCAGTAGGAAAATATGAGTAGCGAGTAGCAAGTAGCCTTCTGACCTCTGCCTTCGTTAGGTGATTAACATTCGTTAACTATCTGCGATAAACTCGGCAATATGTTGCAAAATATACCCTTAGTAGCCCAAATAATCGCTTTCGTGGCATAAAAACAAGTTAATCAAGTCAAAGTTATATATAAAAAATCTAATGGTAGATAGCTTAAAAAAACCTAAGTCTGAGGAAATGCGCCCTGGAGTCAAGTCTCCAGCCGCCGAAACGATTCTCACACCTCGTTTTTATACTACAGATTTCGAGGAAATGGCAGAAATGGATATTTCTGTCAACGAAGAAGAATTAAGAGCTATTCTCGAAGAATTCCGCGTCGATTACAATCGCCACCACTTTGTACGCGATGAAGAATTTAATCGCTCTTGGGATAACATCGACGGTGAAACTCGCAAACTGTTTGTAGAATTTCTCGAACGTTCCTGTACGGCTGAATTTTCTGGCTTTTTACTTTACAAAGAATTGGGTAGAAGATTAAAAGGCAAAAACCCCCTTCTTGCAGAAATTTTTAATTTGATGTCGCGTGATGAAGCTCGTCATGCAGGTTTTCTCAATAAAGCTCTATCTGACTTCAATCTGACTCTCGATTTGAGCTTTCTCACTAAAAGCCGCAAGTATACTTTCTTTAAACCCAAGTTTATTTTTTACGCCACCTATCTTTCAGAAAAAATCGGCTACTGGCGTTATATCACCATCTATCGGCATTTAGAACAGCATCCCGAAGACAGAATTTATCCCATCTTTCGTTTCTTTGAAAACTGGTGTCAAGATGAAAACCGTCACGGAGACTTCTTTGATGCCATTATGAGAGCGCAACCGCAGTTTTTAAACGATTGGAAAGCTAGATTGTGGTGTCGTTTCTTTTTGCTGTCGGTATTTGCCACGATGTATCTTAATGACATTCAGCGTTCTGGATTTTATGCTTCTATAGGTTTAGATGCTAGAGAATACGATAAAGAAGTAATCGAGAAAACTAACGACACTGCCGGTCGAGTTTTTCCGATAATTCTCGATGTCCAACATCCAGAATTTTATTCAAGATTAGAAACCTGTATTGAAAATAACGACAAACTTAGAGCGATCGACAATTCCAGTTCGCCCAAACCAATTAAGTTGCTGCGTAAGCTTCCTGGCTATGTTTCTAATGGTTGGCAGTTTTTGAAACTATACCTAATTAAACCAATTTCTGTAGAGAATTTAGCAGGAACCGTTCGTTAAAGCGAGTGAGTCTAGTTTTGGTTTCCTAGCTTCAAAGTTCCGTTAGCGCGGAACTTTTTTAATTTTTCAGATGGAAGCTTAAAGGAGCCAGGACCTAACTCTCGTAAAAATGAGAATTAGTAATTTTTCTTATGTTTTGACAAAAATTGCTTTCATGATTGTTATCTTTGAATGTAGGTTTAAGATTATCTATCAAAGTTATAAATAATTTTTATAGACGATCTAAACTAAATAAGCAGTAGTATTTAAGGAAAGATTGCAATGGCGGTCGAGAATCTAGAGCAATACTATAAGGTTTTAGGATTAGAAACAGGTGCTTCTTTAGAAGAAGTCAATCAAGCATATAAAGATTTAGCCTTTATCTGGCATCCCGATCGCCTGCCTAAAGAAAATCAAAGATTGATCCAAAAATCCTTAGAAAAAATCAAAGAAATCAATCACGCACGAGATTCATTGCGTTCTGCCCATCGCCGCCAGGGAAACACTTCATCTCAATCTAAACCGCCAGCGTCTGACCAACAGGCAGCCCAGCCAAAACAAAATCGCTCTCACTACAATCCTTATTCCTATCGCACTGGAGAGCGCACTAGCTATAGTAGCGGCAATTCTTATAGCTATAATCGTAATTACAATTCTCAGAATTATTCTCGTTCTGGAGATCGCGCCAGCTACAGTAGCGGAGATGCTTACGGTTATAGAGATCGCGGTTACTACGATCCCAAGCGATATTCTCGTCAGAGCGATAAGCAAAGCCAGCACGCGAAGCGCGATCGCAGCAGTCAAAGCAGTAGCAATTCTCAAAGCTATAGCGATCGCGGTTATTACGATCCTAAAAAATACTCTCGTCCGAGCGATCGCGCATATCAAAGCAATGGAAATTCATATCGAGCACACGACTGTCCCGATTACAATAACAAAAATCATTATCGCAGTTCTTACGGTAACTCTTACCAACGTCCTTGCGATCGAGACATGAAAGGAATCGATTTAAGTAGAGCAAATTTAAAAGAGAAAGATTTTTCTGGTAAGAACTTACAACAGGCAAATCTCAGCTATGCAGATTTAAGCGATAGTTTTTTGCACAACATTATTTTAGAAGAAGCTAATTTAATGGGAGCCAATTTATTTCGGGCTAATTTACTGGCGGCAAATCTTAGAAAAGCTAATCTTCGAGATACCAACTTAATTGGTGCCGATCTCAGCGGTGCCGATCTCAGTGGTGCCGATCTAACAGGTGCCAAAGTCGGAACTAGTAACAAAATACTGGTCAAATTAACGGGAGTAAAGTTGACAGGTACAATTCTCCCCGATGGCTCTGTTCACACCTGAATAAAAATATTAATAGTCGATTGATTGCAAGTAATGCCAAAATGGGAAAAGTTTAATTTGTGATACTCTCTATAACTCGGCTGAGAGCAACAATTAACATTTAGGTGTGAGGATGGGGAAAAATGCCACAATTATTGGGTGGAATCGCTAAGATCGCCCTTATTTTTGCTGTTGTATTATCGTGGGAACTCAAAACAGAAGCAGTTGAAGTCGAGCGAATTGAAGCTGCACCCACTAATGTGAAACGTACTAAACCCGATGATGTTTCATCAAACCAAGAGCGCGATTTAAATTGGGCATTTTTGTTAAATTCAGAGGCTGTAGCGCAAAACMCCCCGCAAGCCGATCGCGAAGATAGAGCCAATCGTCAGCTACTCGATACAGTAGATCGATACAATAACGATAAATCGATGTTTCAGATGAATAGTGTCGATCGCCTACAGGATGTATCCCCTGACGACTGGGCGTATGAAGCACTAAGAGGTTTGGTAGAACGCTATAACTGTCTGGCAGGTTATGAAGATTTTACCTATCGTGGCGATCTCACGCTGTCTCGTTACGAATTTGCTGCTAGCTTAAATACCTGTCTCAATCGCCTTGAAAGGGCGATCGCTAACTCGGAAAACGTTGTCCAGGAAGATATCGAGCTTTTAATGCGTTTGATGCAAGATTTTCAAACAGATTTAGCCGTATTAAAGGGCAGAACCGATGGCTTACAGGCTCGCACTAAAGAATTAGAGATTACTCAATTTTCTACCACGACTAAATTGTTAGGGGAAGCAATTTTTAGTCTCGGTGGTATTTTAGCTGGTGGCGAAGATAACAGCGTTGTCTTTGGCGATCGCCTGCGTTTAGAATTAACCACTAGCTTTAATGGTCGAGATTTGCTGTTTACTCGCCTTTCAACGGGTAATTTTCCTGCTTTTACCGAACAAACATCAACTTTTGCAGGTAATTTAGCTTTTGCCGAGCCTGAAAACAACAATCTAAATTTAGAAGTGCTTTTTTATAATATTGGTATTGGCGACAACACCAATATAATTTTGGGTACTTCTGGCATAGGAGCCGATGACATAGCAGGTACGGTTAACTTTTTAGACGGTGATGGCGGTTCGGGTGCGATTTCGGCTTTTGGCACTCGCAACCCAATTTATTTAGCTGCTGGCGATGCTGGTTTGGGCATCATTCATCGTCCTATCGAGGCAATTGAAATTTCGGCGGGTTATCTGGCATCAGAAGCTAACGATCCTAGTTCGGGTAGCGGTTTATTTAACGGAGCCTTTAGCGCGATCGGACAAGTTTTATTTACGCCTACAGATAGCTTGAGCTTTGCAGCTACTTACATTCACGGTTACAACCAGAGCGACACGGGAACTGGCAGTCTTTTATCTAACCTGCAATTTTTAACTGAAGCCATATTTGGCGAACCAATACCTACCGCCAGCGATAGCTATGGGGTGGAGTTATCCTGGTCACTGAGCGATCGCATTATTGTTGGCGGTTGGGGTGGATATAGTAGAGTTGCATTTTTAGACGAACAGTTTTTTGTAGATAGGCAAGATATTTGGAACTGGGCAGCAACTTTGGCAATAACAGATTTAGGCAAACAAGGTAGTATCGGTGGTTTAATTATCGGTATGGAGCCTTCCGTAGATAGTCCTAGTTTTTTAGCAGGAGTAGATGATTCTTGGCATTTAGAAGCTTTTTATCAATACCGAATAAATGACAATATTGCTGTTACTCCAGGGGTAGTTTGGATTACTGCACCTGATAATGATAATGATAATGACGATTTAGTTATTGGCACCGTTCGCACTACCCTTAGTTTTTAAATACTGCGATCGCGCCTTCACCTTTAGACTTATCGCGCAAAGCAACTTCAGGTTGTGGTAAAGATCGCCTTTGGGGTTTGAGCTTTATTCTTAACCAGCCAAAGCTACTAACTAGTATCGGCAAAGCAAAAACTATTACTAGCGCGATCGCCGCTACGCGAAAAATTACAGGGCGTTTACTACCGTTGGGAGGATTACCACAACTAAGGCAGATTTCTGCTTCAGAACTATTAAGACTGCCGCAAATGTTACAGGGTTCTAGTGCCATATATAGCATTACGTTAGTAGGTTGGGACATTAATCGGTTTTGTTAGGCAAAAGGCAAAAGGCAACTGTATTTAGCTCAATGTCTTAATACTCTCTTGTACTGCTATAAAATATAAACTGCCATACTTTGCAAGGAGCGATCGATTAAGAGCTAATAACTTCTGCTAAAGGATATTTTTTTAGTACCTGTTGGAGATATTTACCAGTATAGGATCGCTCATTTACTGCTATTGCTTCTGGCGTACCTTCAGCAATAATTTCACCGCCTTTATCGCCTCCTTCGGGACCGAGATCGATAATCCAGTCGGCACAGCGAATGACATCGAGGTTGTGTTCGATAACAATAAGTGAATTGCCTTTATCAACCAAACGCTGCAAGACGTTTAACAAATGATGCACGTCATAAAAAGATAGCCCAGTAGTCGGTTCGTCGATTAGATAGAGAGTTTTACCCGTAGCGCGACGGGACAACTCTGAAGCTAGTTTGACTCTTTGTGCCTCACCTCCCGATAGAGTCGGTGCTGGCTGTCCGAGTTTGATGTAACCCAAACCTACATCGACTAAAGTTTGTAGGCGACTAGCAGCGCGGGGAATATTTTTAAAAGTTTCTACCGCTTCTTCTACGGTCATGTTTAATACATCAGCGATGGAATAATTTTTATACTTAACCTGTAGAGTTTCTCGATTGTATCTGGCACCTTTGCAAACATCGCACTGAACGTAAACATCGGGCAAAAAATTCATTTCAATGACGTTTACCCCTTGTCCACCACAGGCTTCGCAGCGACCGCCTTTAACGTTAAACGAAAACCGTCCTGCTTTATATCCCCTGGCTTTTGCTTCTACTGTTTCGGCAAAAATAGCCCGAATTGCGTCAAAAACTCCCGTATAGGTAGCAGTGTTAGAACGAGGAGTTCTACCAATAGGAGACTGATCGATAGTAATTACTTTATCGATCGCCTGTAAACCAGTCACTTCTCCTAAATTAGTCGGAAAAGGAACCTTGCGAGTTAAGTGATGTTTTAAAGCTGGGTGCAGCAGTTCGTTAACCAGAGTAGATTTACCGCTACCAGAAACTCCAGTAATACAAACAAATTTACCCAAAGGAACATTAACGTCGATATGTTTGAGGTTGTTTTGGCGGCAATCTTGCAAGGTCAAGCCAACTGCTTTACCCGTTCTGCGTTCGGCAGGTGTAGCAATAACTCTTTTCCCAGCTAAATAAGCACCAGTCAGAGATTGTTCGGCAGTTAATAAAGCCGTTAAATTTCCCTGAACCACAACCTCGCCTCCATGTACCCCCGCATAAGGACCGATATCGACAATATCATCGGCATTGCGAATTGTATCTTCGTCGTGTTCGACTACGATTAGGGTATTGCCCAAATCTCTGAGTTTTTTGAGGGTAACGAGCAATTTATCGTTATCTCGCTGGTGCAAACCAATACTCGGTTCGTCAAGCACGTACAGCACCCCAGTTAACCCCGCACCAATTTGAGTTGCCAAACGAATACGCTGCGCTTCTCCTCCCGATAGAGTCATAGCAGCGCGGTCTAACGTTAGATAATCTAAGCCGACATCGAGCAAAAATTGCAGTCTGGCTCTAATTTCTTTTAAAGCTAGTTCGCCGATCGTTGCTTGCCGCTTGGTAAGCTGAAGATTATTAGTTCTAAACAAACATTCTCTAATAGGTACGCTGACTAGATCGTTGATGCGGTATCGACCCAAGCTAACCGATAGAGATGCAGGTTTGAGCCTTTGACCATGACAGACTTCACAGGGAAGA
This window of the Myxosarcina sp. GI1 genome carries:
- a CDS encoding iron uptake porin, which encodes MPQLLGGIAKIALIFAVVLSWELKTEAVEVERIEAAPTNVKRTKPDDVSSNQERDLNWAFLLNSEAVAQNXPQADREDRANRQLLDTVDRYNNDKSMFQMNSVDRLQDVSPDDWAYEALRGLVERYNCLAGYEDFTYRGDLTLSRYEFAASLNTCLNRLERAIANSENVVQEDIELLMRLMQDFQTDLAVLKGRTDGLQARTKELEITQFSTTTKLLGEAIFSLGGILAGGEDNSVVFGDRLRLELTTSFNGRDLLFTRLSTGNFPAFTEQTSTFAGNLAFAEPENNNLNLEVLFYNIGIGDNTNIILGTSGIGADDIAGTVNFLDGDGGSGAISAFGTRNPIYLAAGDAGLGIIHRPIEAIEISAGYLASEANDPSSGSGLFNGAFSAIGQVLFTPTDSLSFAATYIHGYNQSDTGTGSLLSNLQFLTEAIFGEPIPTASDSYGVELSWSLSDRIIVGGWGGYSRVAFLDEQFFVDRQDIWNWAATLAITDLGKQGSIGGLIIGMEPSVDSPSFLAGVDDSWHLEAFYQYRINDNIAVTPGVVWITAPDNDNDNDDLVIGTVRTTLSF
- a CDS encoding beta-ketoacyl-ACP synthase yields the protein MSNAKTSDSQAVVVTGMGLLTCLGSLQQSWQSLLAGKSGIKFIQPFAGLPFYPLGAIAPKPIEISTITEPIVAAALADANLKLPLPDCAVVIGSSRGCQANWERYNAANWLETLPHQPAIATARYLQTTAPVLAPMAACATGIWAIARGYELVATNRCQRAVVGAVEAPITRLTLAAFERMGALAATGCFPFDRQREGLVLGEGGAVLVMETAALARSRRARVYGEILGFGLSCDAHHISSLDISNRAAYQAVKQCLSRSQIEAKTVDLIHAHGTGTELNDRREAKIIEHLFAPEVAVTATKGATGHTLGASSAISTALTLMAISQSIQPACIGLQQPECELNFVTKPRQKQINSALCFSFGFGGQNAVLAVGKYE
- the uvrA gene encoding excinuclease ABC subunit UvrA encodes the protein MSQSIDDRPTNGIKPDNFNSNFNENTIRIRGARQHNLKNINLELPRNKLIVFTGVSGSGKSSLAFDTIFAEGQRRYVESLSAYARQFLGQLDKPDVDAIEGLSPAISIDQKSTSHNPRSTVGTVTEIYDYLRLLFGRAGEPHCPQCDRPILPQTIDEMCDRIMELPDRTKFLILAPVVRGKKGTHKQLLSSLAAQGFVRVRVNGEVKQLSDDIVLDKNYKHNIEVVIDRLIKKDSIQERVADSLATCLRLSEGVAVIEILNDTEQSEEIVFSENFACPEHGAVIEELSPRLFSFNSPYGACSHCHGLGSLRTFSPKLVVPDPTQPVYSAIAPWSDRDNSYYLSLLYGVAQAYGFEIQTRWNDLSKKQQQVILYGSDEAIYFESDTRRGDRRGYHRHYSGVIKMLERNYHDSNSDSIKQKLEQYLVDLPCEVCHGQRLKPASLSVSLGRYRINDLVSVPIRECLFRTNNLQLTKRQATIGELALKEIRARLQFLLDVGLDYLTLDRAAMTLSGGEAQRIRLATQIGAGLTGVLYVLDEPSIGLHQRDNDKLLVTLKKLRDLGNTLIVVEHDEDTIRNADDIVDIGPYAGVHGGEVVVQGNLTALLTAEQSLTGAYLAGKRVIATPAERRTGKAVGLTLQDCRQNNLKHIDVNVPLGKFVCITGVSGSGKSTLVNELLHPALKHHLTRKVPFPTNLGEVTGLQAIDKVITIDQSPIGRTPRSNTATYTGVFDAIRAIFAETVEAKARGYKAGRFSFNVKGGRCEACGGQGVNVIEMNFLPDVYVQCDVCKGARYNRETLQVKYKNYSIADVLNMTVEEAVETFKNIPRAASRLQTLVDVGLGYIKLGQPAPTLSGGEAQRVKLASELSRRATGKTLYLIDEPTTGLSFYDVHHLLNVLQRLVDKGNSLIVIEHNLDVIRCADWIIDLGPEGGDKGGEIIAEGTPEAIAVNERSYTGKYLQQVLKKYPLAEVISS
- the acsF gene encoding magnesium-protoporphyrin IX monomethyl ester (oxidative) cyclase, whose product is MVDSLKKPKSEEMRPGVKSPAAETILTPRFYTTDFEEMAEMDISVNEEELRAILEEFRVDYNRHHFVRDEEFNRSWDNIDGETRKLFVEFLERSCTAEFSGFLLYKELGRRLKGKNPLLAEIFNLMSRDEARHAGFLNKALSDFNLTLDLSFLTKSRKYTFFKPKFIFYATYLSEKIGYWRYITIYRHLEQHPEDRIYPIFRFFENWCQDENRHGDFFDAIMRAQPQFLNDWKARLWCRFFLLSVFATMYLNDIQRSGFYASIGLDAREYDKEVIEKTNDTAGRVFPIILDVQHPEFYSRLETCIENNDKLRAIDNSSSPKPIKLLRKLPGYVSNGWQFLKLYLIKPISVENLAGTVR
- a CDS encoding peptidylprolyl isomerase, whose translation is MTDKTKVWAIALILLISIGAFTLGGCTTSATDVSETSSSDNLTTKQSQQAIAPQQNMTNLPQLEGMATVELTVNGSPILIEVNGNEAPVTAGNFVDLVERGVYDGLVFHRVIPGFVAQGGDPQGKDPNFKGTLGTGGFVDPETGKERRIPLEIKLDGEGEPTYSKAGLPSQSVTLNHDRGVIAMARSAMPDSASSQFYIALEDLESLDGDYAVFGKVTSGMDVVDSISQGDRIETAKVVEGADNLKR
- a CDS encoding pentapeptide repeat-containing protein; this translates as MAVENLEQYYKVLGLETGASLEEVNQAYKDLAFIWHPDRLPKENQRLIQKSLEKIKEINHARDSLRSAHRRQGNTSSQSKPPASDQQAAQPKQNRSHYNPYSYRTGERTSYSSGNSYSYNRNYNSQNYSRSGDRASYSSGDAYGYRDRGYYDPKRYSRQSDKQSQHAKRDRSSQSSSNSQSYSDRGYYDPKKYSRPSDRAYQSNGNSYRAHDCPDYNNKNHYRSSYGNSYQRPCDRDMKGIDLSRANLKEKDFSGKNLQQANLSYADLSDSFLHNIILEEANLMGANLFRANLLAANLRKANLRDTNLIGADLSGADLSGADLTGAKVGTSNKILVKLTGVKLTGTILPDGSVHT
- a CDS encoding photosystem I assembly protein Ycf4 yields the protein MIDNSNVFRQNILGSRRFSNFFWAVAVSVGGTGFLLAGLSSYLKTNLLIVSDPTGLQFIPQGIALSFYGVVGLLLAIYLWLLVVWNVGSGYNEFNKKTGKIKIFRRGFPGKNREVEIEIPIEEVQSVKAEIREGLNPKRSLYLKAKKRRDIPLTRVGEPIALSKLENQGAELAKFLEVPLEGL